In a single window of the Agrobacterium fabrum str. C58 genome:
- the acnA gene encoding aconitate hydratase AcnA, with translation MPKSLDSFQCRSVLTVDGKDYVYFSLPKAEANGLKGVSKLPYSMKVLLENLLRFEDGQSVTKAHIIAVSEWLNNKGLTETEIAYRPARVLMQDFTGVPAVVDLAAMRDGLKALGGDPEKINPLVPVDLVIDHSVIVDEFGTPNAFARNVELEYERNGERYRFLKWGQQAFKNFRVVPPGTGICHQVNLEYLGQTVWTKEEEGETIAYPDTCVGTDSHTTMINGLGVLGWGVGGIEAEAAMLGQPVSMLLPEVIGFKLTGKVKEGVTATDLVLTVVQMLRKKGVVSKFVEFFGPGLDSMSLADRATIGNMGPEYGATCGFFPVDGETINYLTMSGRAKDRIALVEAYSKAQDMWRTGDGSDLVFTDTLELDLGDVVPSMAGPKRPEGRLPLETIAPNFATALENDYKKPGQLNSRYAVEGEAFDLGHGDVAIAAITSCTNTSNPSVLIAAGLLARNAVAKGLKSKPWVKTSLAPGSQVVAEYLDKSGLQKDLDAIGFNLVGFGCTTCIGNSGPLPPAISKTINDKGLITSGVLSGNRNFEGRISPDVQANYLASPPLVVAYALAGTVQKDLTKEPIGDDQNGNPVYLKDIWPTSKEIQEFILKYVTRELYETKYADVFKGDANWQAVQVPPGQTYAWDDQSTYVQNPPYFVGMGKKGTGLKNIKGARVLGLFGDKITTDHISPAGSIKAASPAGAYLTEHGVAVADFNQYGTRRGNHEVMMRGTFANIRIRNHMLGPNGKEGGYTIHYPSKEEMSIYDAAMKYKAEGVPLVIFAGVEYGNGSSRDWAAKGTNLLGVKAVIAQSFERIHRSNLVGMGVVPFVFEEGTTWASLDLKGDEVVEIDGLEGEIKPREKKIAKITYSDGSVKEVPLLCRIDTLDEVIYMNNGGILQTVLRDLAA, from the coding sequence ATGCCCAAGTCACTCGACAGTTTTCAATGTCGTTCCGTCCTTACCGTTGATGGTAAGGACTATGTCTATTTTAGCCTTCCCAAGGCTGAAGCCAATGGCCTGAAGGGCGTTTCCAAGCTGCCCTATTCCATGAAGGTTCTTCTGGAAAACCTGCTGCGTTTCGAGGATGGCCAGTCTGTCACCAAGGCGCACATCATTGCGGTTTCCGAATGGTTGAATAACAAGGGCCTGACCGAAACCGAAATTGCCTACCGCCCCGCCCGCGTTCTCATGCAGGACTTTACCGGCGTTCCCGCCGTGGTCGACCTTGCCGCCATGCGTGATGGCCTCAAGGCTCTCGGCGGCGATCCGGAAAAGATCAATCCGCTCGTTCCGGTCGACCTCGTCATCGACCACTCTGTTATCGTTGATGAATTCGGCACGCCGAACGCCTTTGCCCGCAACGTGGAACTCGAATATGAGCGCAACGGCGAGCGTTACCGCTTCCTGAAGTGGGGCCAGCAGGCGTTCAAGAACTTCCGCGTCGTTCCGCCCGGCACCGGCATATGTCACCAGGTCAACCTCGAATATCTCGGCCAGACCGTGTGGACGAAAGAAGAGGAAGGCGAAACGATCGCTTATCCGGACACCTGCGTCGGCACCGACAGCCACACGACCATGATCAACGGTCTCGGTGTTCTCGGCTGGGGTGTTGGTGGTATCGAGGCTGAGGCGGCCATGCTCGGCCAGCCGGTTTCCATGCTTCTGCCCGAGGTCATCGGCTTCAAGCTGACCGGCAAGGTGAAGGAAGGCGTCACCGCGACCGACCTCGTGCTGACCGTCGTGCAGATGCTGCGCAAGAAGGGCGTGGTTTCCAAGTTCGTCGAATTCTTCGGTCCCGGCCTTGATTCGATGTCTCTCGCCGACCGTGCGACCATCGGTAACATGGGCCCGGAATATGGTGCGACCTGCGGCTTCTTCCCGGTTGATGGCGAAACCATCAATTACCTGACGATGTCCGGCCGTGCCAAGGACCGTATCGCCCTCGTCGAAGCCTATTCGAAGGCACAGGACATGTGGCGCACCGGCGATGGTTCCGACCTCGTCTTCACCGATACGCTGGAACTCGATCTTGGTGACGTCGTGCCCTCCATGGCTGGCCCCAAGCGTCCGGAAGGCCGCCTGCCGCTTGAAACCATCGCGCCCAACTTCGCGACGGCACTTGAAAACGACTACAAGAAGCCCGGCCAGCTCAACAGCCGCTATGCGGTTGAAGGCGAAGCTTTCGATCTCGGCCATGGCGATGTGGCGATTGCCGCCATCACCTCCTGCACCAACACCTCCAACCCCTCGGTTCTTATCGCTGCCGGCCTTCTCGCCCGCAATGCGGTCGCCAAGGGGCTGAAGTCCAAGCCATGGGTGAAGACCTCGCTGGCACCGGGAAGCCAAGTCGTTGCCGAATATCTCGACAAGTCAGGTCTGCAGAAGGATCTCGATGCGATCGGTTTCAACCTCGTCGGTTTCGGCTGCACCACCTGCATCGGCAATTCCGGTCCACTGCCGCCTGCGATCTCCAAGACGATCAACGACAAGGGCCTGATCACATCAGGCGTTCTCTCGGGCAACCGCAACTTCGAAGGCCGTATTTCGCCTGACGTTCAGGCGAACTATCTGGCATCGCCGCCGCTCGTCGTGGCCTATGCCCTTGCCGGCACGGTCCAGAAAGATCTGACGAAGGAGCCGATCGGCGACGACCAGAACGGCAATCCTGTTTATCTCAAGGATATCTGGCCGACCTCGAAGGAAATCCAGGAATTCATCCTGAAATACGTCACCCGCGAGCTTTATGAAACGAAGTATGCCGACGTGTTCAAGGGTGATGCGAACTGGCAGGCCGTTCAGGTTCCGCCGGGCCAGACCTATGCCTGGGATGACCAGTCGACCTATGTTCAGAACCCGCCTTATTTCGTCGGCATGGGCAAAAAGGGCACCGGTCTCAAGAACATCAAGGGCGCGCGCGTCCTCGGTCTCTTCGGCGACAAGATCACCACCGACCATATTTCTCCGGCCGGTTCGATCAAGGCTGCATCGCCTGCCGGCGCTTATCTGACGGAGCATGGCGTTGCCGTGGCCGACTTCAACCAGTACGGCACGCGGCGTGGCAACCATGAAGTGATGATGCGCGGCACCTTCGCCAATATCCGCATCCGCAACCACATGCTTGGTCCGAACGGCAAGGAAGGTGGCTACACCATCCACTATCCGTCCAAGGAAGAGATGTCGATCTACGACGCTGCCATGAAATACAAGGCGGAAGGCGTCCCGCTCGTCATCTTTGCCGGCGTCGAATATGGTAACGGCTCATCCCGCGACTGGGCGGCGAAGGGTACAAACCTGCTCGGCGTGAAGGCTGTGATTGCGCAGTCGTTCGAGCGTATCCACCGCTCCAACCTCGTCGGCATGGGCGTCGTTCCCTTCGTCTTCGAAGAGGGAACGACCTGGGCGAGTCTCGATCTCAAGGGAGACGAAGTCGTTGAGATCGATGGTCTCGAAGGCGAAATCAAGCCGCGTGAGAAGAAGATCGCCAAGATCACCTATAGCGACGGTTCGGTGAAGGAAGTTCCGCTTCTTTGCCGCATCGATACGCTGGACGAGGTAATCTACATGAACAATGGCGGCATTCTGCAGACCGTTCTTCGCGATCTGGCTGCCTAA
- the ccmA gene encoding heme ABC exporter ATP-binding protein CcmA, translated as MDLTAENLGVRRGEDFIFMNISFKLSDGEALVLTGRNGSGKSTLLRTVAGLLRPEQGRVKIAGEGIDAEMRPSEAFHYLGHRNAMKTELTVAENLRFWKDFLGDFPGSTGVAIDEAAAIVGLAGITHLPFGYLSAGQQRRFAMAKLLVAWRPVWILDEPTAALDRAADAMFTDLVKSHLGKGGIVLAATHQPLGLEKAQELQMTGFAGVETWA; from the coding sequence ATGGATTTGACGGCGGAAAATCTCGGCGTGCGACGTGGCGAAGATTTCATATTCATGAACATTTCCTTCAAGTTAAGCGACGGAGAGGCACTGGTACTGACCGGCCGCAACGGCTCGGGAAAATCCACGCTTCTGCGCACGGTGGCCGGCCTGCTGCGTCCCGAACAGGGGCGAGTGAAGATAGCCGGCGAAGGAATAGACGCCGAGATGCGGCCGTCGGAGGCCTTCCATTATCTCGGCCATCGCAATGCGATGAAAACCGAACTGACCGTCGCGGAAAATCTGCGCTTCTGGAAGGACTTTCTCGGTGATTTTCCCGGCAGCACGGGCGTGGCCATCGATGAGGCAGCGGCGATCGTCGGTCTCGCCGGCATCACCCACCTGCCCTTCGGTTATCTCTCGGCCGGCCAGCAGCGGCGTTTTGCCATGGCGAAACTCCTGGTCGCCTGGCGGCCGGTGTGGATTCTCGACGAGCCAACGGCGGCGCTCGACAGGGCTGCGGACGCCATGTTTACCGATCTCGTGAAAAGCCACCTCGGAAAAGGCGGGATCGTCCTGGCTGCGACCCATCAGCCTCTGGGACTGGAGAAGGCGCAGGAATTGCAGATGACGGGGTTTGCGGGTGTGGAGACTTGGGCATGA
- the ccmB gene encoding heme exporter protein CcmB, producing the protein MTVLFLRDIKLSIRAGGGALIGVLFFMTVVAVIPFGVGPDLNLLARIGPAIVWIGALLSALLGLDRLFQAERDDGSLDLILMQETPLVLTVFVKCLAHWVGTGLPLVLASPLLGLFMNMDEVAIGAVMLTLLVGSPAITFIGAVGAAVAVALPRGGLLVSILVLPLAIPVLIFGVSASYAAVQDPAPFMPPFFILCAITLFSAVTGPFFAALALRNVMD; encoded by the coding sequence ATGACCGTCCTCTTCCTCCGCGACATCAAACTCTCCATCCGCGCCGGCGGCGGTGCGCTGATCGGCGTGCTGTTCTTCATGACCGTGGTTGCCGTTATCCCCTTTGGCGTCGGCCCCGATCTCAACCTGCTCGCCCGCATCGGCCCCGCCATCGTCTGGATCGGCGCGCTTCTGTCCGCCCTTCTCGGCCTCGACCGGCTGTTTCAGGCTGAACGGGATGACGGCTCTCTCGATCTGATCTTGATGCAGGAAACCCCGCTGGTACTGACCGTCTTCGTCAAATGTCTGGCGCATTGGGTGGGAACCGGCCTGCCGCTGGTGCTGGCATCACCGTTGCTCGGCCTGTTCATGAACATGGACGAGGTGGCGATCGGTGCCGTGATGCTCACGCTTCTCGTCGGCTCACCCGCCATCACCTTCATCGGCGCGGTGGGCGCGGCGGTTGCCGTTGCCCTGCCGCGAGGTGGCCTTCTGGTTTCCATCCTCGTCCTGCCGCTCGCCATTCCGGTGCTGATCTTCGGCGTCAGCGCTTCCTATGCGGCGGTGCAGGACCCCGCGCCCTTCATGCCGCCATTTTTCATTCTCTGCGCGATCACGTTATTTTCAGCCGTGACCGGCCCTTTCTTTGCCGCTTTGGCACTGCGCAATGTTATGGATTGA
- a CDS encoding heme ABC transporter permease, protein MNEQIFTITKFSDLANPTRFLALAARILPWLAGLTALVLAAGLYLSFTTDGDYQQGYTVRIMYVHVPSAWLAMMCYSVMAVSAIGTLVWRHPLADVSHKAAAPIGAAFTLIALITGSLWGKPMWGTWWVWDARLTSVFVLFLMYLGLIALNRAMDDPSRAARVSAVLILVGFVNIPIIKFSVEWWNTLHQPASVIRMGGSAIDAEFLWPLLTMAIGFTLLFFTLHIAAMRNEIWRRRVAAQRRLAARMANREG, encoded by the coding sequence ATGAACGAGCAGATCTTCACCATCACCAAATTCAGCGATCTCGCCAACCCCACCCGGTTTCTGGCGCTGGCGGCGCGCATTCTGCCCTGGCTCGCTGGGCTCACGGCGCTGGTGCTGGCCGCTGGTCTTTATCTCTCCTTCACCACTGACGGTGATTACCAGCAGGGTTACACCGTGCGCATCATGTATGTGCATGTGCCCTCTGCCTGGCTGGCGATGATGTGTTATTCGGTCATGGCGGTCTCTGCCATCGGGACGCTCGTCTGGCGTCATCCGCTGGCGGATGTCAGCCACAAGGCCGCCGCCCCCATTGGTGCTGCCTTCACGCTGATTGCGCTCATCACCGGCTCGCTCTGGGGCAAACCGATGTGGGGCACCTGGTGGGTGTGGGATGCGCGGCTCACCTCCGTTTTTGTGCTTTTCCTGATGTATCTCGGGCTGATAGCGCTCAACCGCGCCATGGATGACCCATCCAGAGCAGCCCGTGTCAGCGCCGTGCTGATCCTCGTCGGTTTCGTGAATATTCCGATCATCAAGTTTTCGGTCGAGTGGTGGAATACGCTGCACCAGCCGGCAAGCGTCATCCGCATGGGCGGTTCCGCCATCGATGCAGAGTTTCTGTGGCCGCTTCTGACCATGGCGATCGGTTTCACGCTGCTGTTCTTCACCTTGCACATCGCCGCCATGCGCAATGAAATCTGGCGCAGGCGCGTGGCCGCGCAGCGGCGGCTTGCCGCGCGCATGGCCAACCGGGAGGGCTGA
- the ccmD gene encoding heme exporter protein CcmD has translation MTHAFYIGMSYAATGLVVLCLIAWVVVDGQARKRELKQLEASGVRRRARAASAGDAQ, from the coding sequence ATGACACACGCCTTTTATATCGGCATGTCCTATGCGGCGACCGGCCTTGTCGTTCTCTGTCTCATCGCCTGGGTCGTCGTTGATGGCCAGGCGCGCAAACGGGAGCTGAAGCAACTCGAAGCATCCGGCGTTCGCCGCCGGGCGAGAGCCGCTTCCGCGGGTGATGCGCAATGA
- a CDS encoding DsbE family thiol:disulfide interchange protein, whose amino-acid sequence MTQADHDTKAKTTGRARYALALLPLLLFGGFALIAGKMLYDQDVNGLDISAIPSALIGTKAPALSLPPLEGSNLPALTDAAIKGKLTLVNVFASWCIPCRQEHPLLQELSKDSRITVVGINYKDKSDNALRFLGELGNPFAAIGIDPNGKAAIDWGVYGIPESYLVGADGTILYKKVGPFDARSIELDLLPAIAAATGK is encoded by the coding sequence ATGACGCAGGCCGACCACGACACCAAGGCCAAAACAACGGGCCGCGCCCGTTATGCGCTGGCGCTGCTGCCGCTTCTGCTGTTTGGTGGTTTTGCCCTCATTGCCGGCAAGATGCTCTACGATCAGGACGTGAACGGGCTGGATATCAGCGCTATTCCCTCCGCACTCATCGGCACCAAGGCACCCGCCTTGTCACTGCCGCCGCTGGAAGGCTCCAACTTGCCGGCGCTCACCGACGCCGCTATCAAGGGCAAGCTGACGCTGGTCAATGTTTTCGCTTCCTGGTGCATTCCCTGCCGGCAAGAGCACCCGTTGCTTCAGGAATTGTCAAAGGATAGCCGCATCACCGTCGTCGGCATCAATTACAAGGACAAATCGGACAATGCGCTGCGCTTCCTCGGCGAACTCGGTAATCCATTTGCCGCGATAGGCATCGATCCGAACGGCAAGGCGGCAATCGACTGGGGTGTTTATGGCATTCCCGAAAGTTATCTGGTCGGCGCCGATGGCACGATCCTTTATAAAAAGGTCGGGCCCTTCGACGCCCGCAGCATAGAGCTTGACCTGCTGCCGGCCATCGCGGCAGCGACTGGAAAGTAG
- a CDS encoding GGDEF domain-containing protein → MQDNFAYLLPFIMLTFGVVFLFLHRIGHASARYWGIGYLAAAFGFATPLVLGGLPFEVQAILSNLLFFSAFFLYGHALLTHFERPLYTKARLSIVAVAVLLVSFHVFVTPDLKRELVIGDLVCALLLAFPVWLVRKRPVALADRLMVAIASLVVLETLVRIGMLLVMTPGGSMIELSEFFESDYAFYMQLAASIFGFLLALSVLASQISVTVDRHLHAAEHDPLTDVLNRRGFDRRVPDFRNDTPDGAIIACDIDHFKRINDVYGHAAGDIVLIGLSDLLRRNAPDDALVARFGGEEFVVFLPGQTAAAAGQLANGMRTGLSSLDWRNRGVTSQITASFGVSAVARGDHSIHDAIKRADDSLYAAKRGGRDQVVLEGIRLPAEGPALRVITKA, encoded by the coding sequence TTGCAAGATAATTTCGCCTATCTTCTCCCCTTCATCATGCTGACATTCGGCGTGGTGTTCCTGTTCCTGCATAGGATCGGCCACGCTTCGGCGCGATATTGGGGTATCGGATATCTTGCGGCGGCTTTTGGTTTCGCCACACCTCTGGTGCTTGGCGGCCTGCCGTTCGAAGTCCAGGCGATTCTTTCGAACCTGTTGTTCTTCTCCGCCTTCTTCCTTTATGGCCACGCGCTGCTCACCCATTTCGAGCGGCCGCTTTATACCAAGGCGCGGCTGTCGATCGTGGCAGTGGCGGTATTGCTGGTCTCGTTCCATGTTTTCGTCACGCCGGATCTGAAACGCGAACTCGTCATCGGCGATCTCGTCTGCGCTCTGCTGCTCGCCTTTCCGGTCTGGCTCGTGCGCAAACGGCCCGTCGCGCTCGCTGACAGGCTGATGGTGGCCATCGCCTCGCTCGTGGTGTTGGAGACGCTGGTGCGCATCGGCATGCTGCTGGTGATGACGCCGGGTGGCTCGATGATCGAGCTCAGCGAATTCTTCGAGTCGGACTATGCTTTTTACATGCAGCTCGCCGCCAGCATCTTCGGCTTCCTGCTGGCACTGTCCGTGCTCGCAAGCCAGATTTCCGTCACCGTCGACCGTCACCTGCATGCGGCGGAACATGATCCGCTGACGGATGTGTTGAACCGCCGCGGTTTCGACCGGCGCGTTCCTGACTTTCGCAACGATACGCCTGACGGCGCGATCATCGCCTGCGACATAGACCACTTCAAGCGCATCAACGATGTTTACGGTCATGCGGCTGGCGATATCGTGCTTATCGGCCTTTCCGATCTCCTCAGGCGAAACGCGCCTGACGATGCGCTGGTGGCGCGTTTCGGTGGTGAGGAATTCGTGGTCTTCCTGCCCGGACAAACGGCTGCTGCGGCCGGTCAGCTTGCCAATGGCATGCGCACGGGTCTTTCGTCGCTCGACTGGCGCAACCGCGGCGTCACCAGCCAGATCACCGCAAGTTTCGGCGTCTCGGCTGTTGCGAGGGGCGATCATTCCATTCACGATGCCATCAAGCGGGCCGATGACAGTCTTTATGCCGCAAAGCGCGGCGGTCGCGATCAGGTCGTGCTGGAAGGCATACGTTTGCCTGCGGAAGGGCCTGCGCTCCGGGTTATTACCAAGGCGTGA
- a CDS encoding DUF2585 domain-containing protein — protein sequence MTVAEMSASRSRSLRWFGVAAGLLLLQIVILYAMGRIPICECGYVKLFEPGVNTPGNSQHLADWYTPSHIIHGFLFYWFAWLLFRNKPFSMRLSFAVLIEAAWELLENSPIIIDRYRTATTALGYTGDSILNSAMDTVFMALGFLFAARVPVWLTVVIAIFFEIFTGWLIRDNLTLNVVMLVWPVDVIKEWQNALPQM from the coding sequence ATGACAGTTGCGGAAATGTCGGCTTCCCGTTCGCGTTCGCTTAGATGGTTCGGTGTGGCTGCCGGACTGCTTCTGCTGCAGATCGTCATTCTCTACGCCATGGGCCGTATTCCCATCTGCGAATGCGGTTATGTGAAGCTGTTCGAGCCGGGCGTGAACACGCCGGGCAATTCCCAGCATCTGGCCGACTGGTATACGCCCTCGCATATCATTCACGGATTCCTGTTCTACTGGTTCGCCTGGCTGCTGTTCCGCAACAAGCCGTTTTCCATGCGGCTTTCTTTCGCGGTTCTGATCGAGGCGGCGTGGGAACTTCTCGAAAACTCGCCTATTATCATCGATCGTTACCGCACGGCGACCACGGCGCTGGGTTATACCGGCGACAGCATCCTGAATTCGGCGATGGACACGGTTTTCATGGCGCTCGGTTTCCTCTTTGCCGCGCGCGTGCCGGTGTGGCTGACGGTCGTGATCGCCATCTTCTTCGAAATCTTCACCGGCTGGCTGATCCGCGATAATCTGACGCTGAACGTCGTGATGCTGGTCTGGCCTGTCGACGTGATCAAGGAATGGCAGAACGCGCTCCCGCAAATGTGA
- a CDS encoding septation protein A has product MDIESNSKESEKMVAEISPLLKFVLELGPLMVFFFANSRGEWLASTFPVLTEFGGPIFIATGLFMIATATALTVSWILTRKLPIMPLISGIVVFVFGALTLWLQNDTFIKMKPTIVNTLFGVILLGGLFFGQSLLGYVFNSAFKLTDEGWRKLTLRWGVFFLFLAVLNEVVWRMFTTDTWVAFKVWGTMPITIIFTMAQMPFVMRHSVEPLGKDEK; this is encoded by the coding sequence ATGGATATCGAAAGCAATTCCAAGGAAAGCGAAAAGATGGTGGCGGAAATCAGCCCGCTCTTGAAATTCGTGCTCGAGCTTGGTCCGCTTATGGTGTTCTTTTTCGCCAATTCCCGGGGCGAATGGCTCGCTTCCACCTTCCCGGTGCTGACGGAATTCGGCGGTCCGATCTTCATCGCCACCGGGCTCTTCATGATCGCGACCGCCACTGCCTTGACCGTGTCCTGGATTTTGACGCGGAAGCTGCCGATCATGCCGCTGATATCTGGCATCGTGGTGTTTGTGTTCGGCGCGCTGACGCTGTGGCTGCAGAACGATACCTTCATCAAGATGAAACCGACCATCGTCAACACGCTGTTCGGTGTCATTCTACTGGGCGGCCTGTTCTTTGGCCAGTCGCTGCTGGGTTACGTCTTCAATTCGGCCTTCAAGCTGACGGACGAGGGCTGGCGCAAACTGACGCTGCGCTGGGGCGTGTTTTTCCTCTTTCTCGCGGTGCTGAACGAGGTGGTGTGGCGCATGTTCACCACCGATACCTGGGTGGCCTTCAAGGTGTGGGGCACGATGCCGATCACCATCATCTTCACCATGGCGCAAATGCCGTTCGTCATGCGCCATTCTGTCGAACCTCTCGGCAAGGACGAAAAATGA
- the ftsY gene encoding signal recognition particle-docking protein FtsY, giving the protein MALGFIKKVFSFGKDKAETEERPQEDAALERGNENASFEAALSDAEAHDAVDKDPVSELEMETAGGPAADEAVDVAPAEDDEEEDAPLLPGAELSGDMGLVPLSLLQAEAAAEEQGEPLPEPLDAGLDADAMDALLNEAEAASAVESPAIPPVLPKGFSSAREREEPVPVAPQVKLTWFQRLRAGLARTSSQLTTQISALFTKRKLDEDTLDELEDLLIQSDLGVETAMRITGALSSERYGKDVSGEDVARIMAGEITKVLKPVAKPLELDLSHKPHVILVVGVNGTGKTTTIGKLAAKLSGSGLKVMLAAGDTFRAAAIEQLKIWADRTGSEFIGTKLGADAAGLAYDAYEQARAQKSDVLIIDTAGRLQNKTELMAELEKIVRVLGKLDPDAPHTVLQTLDATTGQNAMNQVEIFRNVAGVSGLIMTKLDGTARGGILVAIAAKHKLPVYFIGVGEGVEDLEPFEAEDFAKAIAGV; this is encoded by the coding sequence ATGGCCCTCGGCTTCATCAAAAAAGTCTTTTCGTTCGGCAAGGACAAGGCCGAAACGGAAGAGCGGCCGCAAGAGGATGCTGCGCTTGAGCGTGGCAATGAAAATGCCTCCTTCGAAGCCGCGCTGAGTGACGCTGAAGCGCATGACGCTGTCGACAAGGACCCGGTGTCCGAACTGGAGATGGAGACGGCCGGCGGGCCGGCTGCCGACGAGGCCGTCGATGTTGCCCCCGCTGAAGACGATGAGGAAGAGGATGCGCCGCTTCTTCCAGGCGCCGAGCTTTCCGGCGATATGGGTTTGGTGCCCTTATCCTTGCTTCAGGCGGAAGCCGCTGCCGAGGAGCAGGGGGAACCTTTGCCGGAACCCCTGGATGCCGGGCTCGACGCAGATGCGATGGATGCATTGCTCAATGAGGCGGAAGCCGCAAGCGCGGTGGAATCGCCTGCCATTCCTCCGGTCTTGCCCAAGGGCTTTTCCTCGGCACGCGAACGGGAGGAACCTGTTCCTGTCGCACCCCAGGTAAAATTGACCTGGTTCCAGCGCTTGCGGGCCGGTCTTGCCCGCACCTCGTCGCAGCTGACCACGCAGATTTCGGCCCTCTTCACCAAACGCAAGCTGGATGAGGATACGCTCGACGAGCTGGAAGATCTTCTCATCCAGTCCGATCTCGGCGTCGAGACCGCCATGCGTATCACCGGCGCCCTGTCTTCGGAACGCTACGGCAAGGATGTGAGCGGCGAGGATGTGGCGCGCATCATGGCGGGCGAGATCACCAAGGTTCTGAAGCCTGTTGCCAAGCCTCTGGAGCTCGATCTTTCGCACAAGCCGCATGTCATTCTCGTTGTCGGTGTGAACGGTACCGGCAAGACGACGACCATCGGCAAGCTTGCCGCCAAGCTTTCCGGCTCGGGTCTCAAGGTGATGCTGGCAGCTGGCGATACGTTCCGCGCCGCGGCGATCGAGCAGCTGAAGATATGGGCGGACCGCACGGGCTCGGAATTTATCGGCACCAAGCTCGGTGCGGATGCGGCCGGTCTTGCCTACGACGCCTATGAGCAGGCGCGGGCGCAGAAAAGTGATGTGCTCATCATCGATACGGCCGGCCGTTTGCAGAACAAGACTGAATTGATGGCGGAGCTGGAAAAGATCGTGCGGGTGCTCGGCAAGCTCGATCCGGATGCGCCGCATACCGTGCTGCAGACGCTGGATGCGACGACGGGACAGAACGCCATGAACCAGGTGGAGATATTCCGCAATGTTGCGGGTGTTTCGGGCCTGATTATGACAAAATTGGATGGCACGGCGCGGGGCGGTATCCTCGTCGCTATCGCTGCCAAACATAAGCTGCCGGTTTATTTCATCGGTGTGGGTGAAGGCGTTGAGGATCTGGAGCCCTTCGAGGCGGAAGATTTCGCCAAGGCCATTGCGGGAGTTTGA